One Chaetodon trifascialis isolate fChaTrf1 chromosome 21, fChaTrf1.hap1, whole genome shotgun sequence genomic window carries:
- the rbp3 gene encoding retinol-binding protein 3 isoform X1 yields MAKALFMVASLLILGNVFFIHASFAPSLIVDMAKIVMDNYCSPEKLEGMKEAIGAASSNTEVLSIPDGESLANVLSAGVQSTVSDPRLMVSFEPNYVPVVPPKMPPLPPEQLIAVLQTSIKLDILEGNIGYLRIDHILGEEVADKVGPLLLELVWNKILPTSALIFDLRYTGSGDISGVPYIVSYFTETEPQIHIDSVYDRPSNTTTKLFSMSTLLGERYGITKPLIILTSKNTKGIAEDVAYCLQNLKRATIVGEKTAGGSVKVDKFRVGDTDFYITVPTAKSINPITGSTWEVTGVTPDVEVNAEDALATAIKIVNLRAQVPAIIEGSATLIADNYAFADVGADVAEKLRGLLANGEYSTVVSKESLEAKLSADLKTLSGDKSLKTTRNTPALPPMDYSPEMYIELIKVSFHTDIFENNIGYLRFDMFGDFEEVKAIAQIIVEHVWNKVVNTDAMIIDLRNNVGGPTTAISGFCSYFFDANKQIVLDKLYDRPSGTTTELKTLPELTGTRYGSRKSLIILTSGATAGAAEEFVYIMKNLGRAMIVGETTAGASHPPKNFHVGETDIFLSIPTVHSDTSTGPAWEGAGIAPHIPVSADEALVTAKNILNKHFTGQK; encoded by the exons ATGGCGAAGGCTCTCTTCATGGTAGCATCTCTGCTAattttgggaaatgttttcttcatcCACGCCTCTTTCGCCCCAAGCCTCATTGTAGATATGGCAAAGATCGTCATGGACAATTACTGCTCACCAGAGAAGCTGGAGGGAATGAAGGAGGCAATTGGAGCAGCCAGCAGCAACACAGAGGTTCTCAGCATCCCAGATGGTGAATCCTTGGCTAATGTTCTCAGTGCTGGAGTCCAGTCCACAGTCAGTGACCCACGCTTGATGGTCTCCTTTGAGCCAAACTATGTCCCTGTGGTGCCACCGAAGATGCCTCCCTTGCCCCCCGAGCAGCTCATTGCTGTCCTTCAGACCTCAATTAAGCTCGACATCCTGGAGGGCAACATTGGCTACCTGAGGATTGATCATATCCTTGGGGAGGAAGTCGCTGACAAGGTTGGCCCTTTGCTCTTAGAGCTGGTCTGGAATAAAATCTTGCCAACCTCAGCTCTCATCTTTGACTTGCGCTATACTGGCAGCGGCGACATCTCAGGAGTCCCTTATATTGTGTCTTACTTCACTGAAACCGAGCCTCAGATTCACATTGACAGCGTGTATGATCGTCCCTCAAACACCACCACTAAGTTATTTTCTATGTCCACACTGCTGGGCGAAAGATATGGCATTACCAAACCCCTCATTATCCTCACCAGCAAAAACACCAAAGGCATTGCTGAGGACGTTGCCTACTGCCTCCAGAACCTGAAGAGGGCTACCATTGTGGGTGAGAAGACTGCTGGAGGCTCTGTGAAAGTTGATAAATTCAGAGTGGGTGACACTGACTTCTACATTACCGTGCCAACTGCAAAGTCCATCAACCCCATCACTGGCTCAACCTGGGAGGTTACAGGTGTGACCCCTGATGTGGAGGTCAACGCAGAGGATGCCCTCGCTACCGCTATCAAGATTGTCAACCTCCGTGCCCAAGTTCCAGCCATCATTGAGGGATCAGCAACCCTGATTGCTGACAACTATGCCTTTGCAGATGTCGGGGCTGATGTTGCAGAAAAGTTGAGAGGGCTCCTGGCAAATGGCGAGTACAGCACAGTTGTCTCCAAGGAGAGTCTGGAGGCGAAGCTGTCTGCTGACCTGAAGACCCTGTCCGGGGACAAGAGCCTGAAGACTACCAGGAACACCCCAGCCCTGCCACCCATG GATTATTCTCCAGAGATGTACATTGAGCTGATCAAAGTCTCCTTCCACACTGACATATTTGAGAACAACATCGGCTACCTGCGTTTTGACATGTTCGGAGACTTTGAGGAAGTCAAGGCCATCGCCCAGATTATTGTTGAGCACGTCTGGAACAAGGTTGTCAACACTGATGCTATGATCATTGACCTCAG GAACAACGTTGGTGGCCCAACAACAGCCATCTCAGGCTTCTGCTCTTACTTCTTTGATGCCAACAAGCAGATTGTGCTGGACAAGTTGTATGACAGACCGTCTGGCACCACCACAGAGCTCAAGACCCTGCCTGAGCTCACtg GCACAAGGTACGGCTCCAGGAAGAGCCTGATCATCCTGACCAGCGGAGCAACTGCTGGTGCTGCAGAGGAGTTCGTTTACATCATGAAGAACCTGGGCCGTGCTATGATCGTGGGAGAGACCACCGCCGGGGCCTCCCACCCACCCAAAAATTTCCATGTTGGCGAGACCGACATCTTCCTCAGCATCCCCACTGTTCACTCCGACACTTCCACTGGCCCAGCCTGGGAGGGAGCTGGCATCGCACCTCACATACCCGTCTCAGCTGACGAAGCCCTTGTTACTGCCAAGAACATCTTAAACAAGCACTTTACAGGCCAGAAGTAA
- the rbp3 gene encoding retinol-binding protein 3 isoform X2, which translates to MMKTFAMAQLTPPLLLMLLLCTPSVNSSFQPALVLEMAKILLDNYCFPENLVGMQEAIQQAINSGEILQISDRKTLAAVLTVGVQGALNDPRLTVSYEPNFVPVVPQTLPSLPIEQLIWLVRNSVKLDILENNVGYLRIDRIIGEETVAKLGSLLRDNIWDKVAQTSSLIFDLRYSTTGELSGVPFIISFFSDPEPLIHIDTVYDRPSNTTRELWTMPSIIGEKYGKKKDVIILTSKRTVGAAEAVAYTLKNLKRAIIVGERSAGGSVKVQKIKIAQSEFYITVPVARSVSPITGQSWEVNGVSPTVNVIAKEAVAKAKSLLAVRSAIPKVVQSISDIIRRFYAFTDRIPALLQHLQSMDLFSVVSEEDLAVKLNQDLQTVSDDPRLIIKYMQDNAAIAEEDTELYNIPDDMKLLRELVDTTFKVEILPHNTGYLRFDRFVKYSAKLEELMAKKVWEPLKDTDYLIIDLRYNTGGSSTSMALILSYLQDASQKRHFFTIYDSFQNTTTEYDSLPQITGPSYGSRRGVYMLTSYYTASVGEEFAYLTQSLHCGTVIGEITSGTLMHSKTFQIEETDIVITVPFINFLDNNGEFWLGGGVVPDAIVLAEEAVEHVHEIADFHRGLRSLIEGTGELLEKHYAIHEVALEVSKVLLSKWTEGLYRSVVDFESLASQLTADLQETSGDHRLHVFHCDVEPESLHDVPKIPTAEEVGYMIDALFKIELLPGNVGYLRFDMMADVEVVKATGPQLIKLVWSKIVNTDALIIDMRYNTGGYSTAIPLLCTYFFDAESLRHLYTVFDRTTTTMTEVMTLPQVLGQRYGSSKDVYILTSHMTGSAAEVFTRTMKDLNRATIIGEPTIGGSLSSGTYQIGDSVLYASIPNQVVLSAITGKVWSVTGVTPDVEVNAEDALATAIKIVNLRAQVPAIIEGSATLIADNYAFADVGADVAEKLRGLLANGEYSTVVSKESLEAKLSADLKTLSGDKSLKTTRNTPALPPMDYSPEMYIELIKVSFHTDIFENNIGYLRFDMFGDFEEVKAIAQIIVEHVWNKVVNTDAMIIDLRNNVGGPTTAISGFCSYFFDANKQIVLDKLYDRPSGTTTELKTLPELTGTRYGSRKSLIILTSGATAGAAEEFVYIMKNLGRAMIVGETTAGASHPPKNFHVGETDIFLSIPTVHSDTSTGPAWEGAGIAPHIPVSADEALVTAKNILNKHFTGQK; encoded by the exons ATGATGAAGACATTCGCAATGGCACAGCTCACACCACCACTGCTTTTGATGCTTCTCCTTTGTACTCCATCTGTCAACTCATCATTCCAGCCTGCCCTGGTGTTAGAAATGGCCAAGATTCTTTTGGATAACTACTGCTTCCCAGAGAACCTGGTTGGGATGCAGGAGGCCATCCAACAAGCCATTAACAGTGGAGAAATTTTGCAGATTTCAGACAGGAAGACCCTGGCAGCTGTGCTCACAGTTGGAGTACAAGGGGCACTGAACGATCCACGTTTGACTGTGTCATACGAGCCCAATTTCGTTCCAGTGGTGCCACAGACACTGCCGTCGCTCCCCATTGAGCAGCTGATCTGGCTGGTGAGAAACTCTGTCAAGCTGGATATCCTGGAGAACAACGTTGGATATTTGCGGATTGATCGAATAATTGGGGAGGAGACAGTGGCAAAGCTTGGTTCTCTGCTGAGGGATAACATCTGGGACAAAGTTGCTCAAACATCCTCATTGATCTTTGACCTGAGGTACAGCACAACTGGGGAATTGTCTGGGGTCCCCTTTATAATCTCCTTTTTCTCAGACCCTGAGCCTCTCATTCATATTGACACTGTGTATGACAGGCCCTCAAATACAACCAGGGAACTATGGACCATGCCATCAATAATAGGGGAAAAGTATGGAAAGAAGAAAGACGTGATTATTTTGACCAGTAAGCGTACTGTGGGGGCTGCTGAGGCAGTGGCATATACGTTAAAAAACCTAAAGAGGGCCATCATAGTTGGGGAAAGGTCTGCTGGTGGGTCAGTTAAGGTCCAGAAGATTAAGATCGCTCAGTCGGAGTTCTATATAACAGTTCCTGTGGCGAGATCAGTCAGCCCGATCACAGGTCAGAGCTGGGAGGTGAATGGTGTTTCTCCAACAGTAAATGTCATTGCTAAAGAAGCTGTCGCAAAAGCCAAGTCCCTTCTGGCTGTAAGGAGTGCCATACCAAAAGTTGTGCAGAGTATCTCTGACATAATCAGGAGGTTCTATGCTTTTACTGACAGAATTCCAGCTCTTCTTCAACATCTGCAATCTATGGACTTATTCTCTGTTGTATCTGAGGAGGACTTAGCAGTCAAACTCAACCAGGACCTCCAGACTGTGTCTGATGATCCACGGCTGATCATCAAGTACATGCAAGACAATGCTGCCATAGCAGAAGAGGACACTGAGCTGTACAACATTCCAGACGATATGAAATTATTAAGAGAGCTGGTTGATACAACATTCAAAGTGGAAATTCTCCCACACAATACTGGCTACCTCCGCTTTGACAGGTTTGTCAAGTATTCTGCTAAACTCGAAGAGTTAATGGCTAAAAAGGTATGGGAGCCCCTCAAAGACACTGATTACCTGATTATTGATCTACGCTATAATACTGGTGGATCCTCTACATCTATGGCCCTTATACTGTCCTATCTGCAGGATGCCTCCCAAAAGCGTCACTTTTTCACAATATATGACAGTTTTCAGAACACAACAACAGAATATGACTCTCTGCCTCAAATTACGGGCCCATCCTATGGTTCCAGACGTGGTGTTTACATGTTGACCAGCTACTACACAGCAAGCGTTGGCGAAGAGTTTGCTTACCTGACACAGTCCTTACATTGTGGTACAGTCATTGGGGAAATTACATCTGGGACCTTGATGCACTCAAAGACCTTTCAAATAGAGGAAACAGATATTGTCATCACTGTTCCTTTCATAAACTTTTTAGACAACAATGGTGAATTCTGGCTGGGAGGTGGTGTGGTCCCTGATGCCATTGTGTTAGCTGAAGAGGCTGTGGAGCATGTTCACGAGATTGCAGATTTTCACAGAGGGCTCAGGTCCCTCATAGAGGGAACTGGGGAACTGTTAGAAAAACACTATGCAATCCATGAAGTAGCACTAGAGGTCAGCAAGGTACTGTTAAGCAAATGGACAGAGGGATTGTATCGGTCAGTGGTTGACTTTGAATCTTTGGCATCTCAGTTAACAGCAGACCTGCAAGAGACCTCAGGTGATCACCGTCTCCATGTCTTCCATTGTGATGTCGAGCCTGAGTCCCTTCATGATGTCCCAAAGATTCCTACTGCTGAAGAAGTGGGATACATGATTGATGCTTTGTTTAAAATTGAGCTTCTGCCAGGTAATGTTGGCTATCTAAGGTTTGACATGATGGCAGATGTAGAGGTGGTAAAAGCCACCGGGCCTCAGCTGATAAAATTAGTGTGGAGCAAGATAGTAAACACAGATGCCCTCATAATTGACATGAGGTACAACACCGGTGGATATTCAACAGCCATCCCCCTCTTGTGCACCTATTTTTTTGATGCTGAATCTTTGCGGCATCTTTACACTGTCTTTGACCGCACCACAACCACCATGACAGAGGTCATGACATTGCCTCAAGTCCTGGGTCAACGGTATGGGTCCTCCAAGGACGTCTACATCCTCACCAGTCATATGACAGGGTCAGCAGCTGAAGTGTTCACCCGCACTATGAAGGACCTGAATAGGGCCACAATCATTGGGGAACCAACCATTGGAGGGTCTCTATCAAGTGGAACCTATCAGATTGGGGACAGTGTGCTGTACGCCTCCATTCCTAACCAGGTCGTGTTGAGTGCAATCACTGGGAAAGTGTGGAGT GTTACAGGTGTGACCCCTGATGTGGAGGTCAACGCAGAGGATGCCCTCGCTACCGCTATCAAGATTGTCAACCTCCGTGCCCAAGTTCCAGCCATCATTGAGGGATCAGCAACCCTGATTGCTGACAACTATGCCTTTGCAGATGTCGGGGCTGATGTTGCAGAAAAGTTGAGAGGGCTCCTGGCAAATGGCGAGTACAGCACAGTTGTCTCCAAGGAGAGTCTGGAGGCGAAGCTGTCTGCTGACCTGAAGACCCTGTCCGGGGACAAGAGCCTGAAGACTACCAGGAACACCCCAGCCCTGCCACCCATG GATTATTCTCCAGAGATGTACATTGAGCTGATCAAAGTCTCCTTCCACACTGACATATTTGAGAACAACATCGGCTACCTGCGTTTTGACATGTTCGGAGACTTTGAGGAAGTCAAGGCCATCGCCCAGATTATTGTTGAGCACGTCTGGAACAAGGTTGTCAACACTGATGCTATGATCATTGACCTCAG GAACAACGTTGGTGGCCCAACAACAGCCATCTCAGGCTTCTGCTCTTACTTCTTTGATGCCAACAAGCAGATTGTGCTGGACAAGTTGTATGACAGACCGTCTGGCACCACCACAGAGCTCAAGACCCTGCCTGAGCTCACtg GCACAAGGTACGGCTCCAGGAAGAGCCTGATCATCCTGACCAGCGGAGCAACTGCTGGTGCTGCAGAGGAGTTCGTTTACATCATGAAGAACCTGGGCCGTGCTATGATCGTGGGAGAGACCACCGCCGGGGCCTCCCACCCACCCAAAAATTTCCATGTTGGCGAGACCGACATCTTCCTCAGCATCCCCACTGTTCACTCCGACACTTCCACTGGCCCAGCCTGGGAGGGAGCTGGCATCGCACCTCACATACCCGTCTCAGCTGACGAAGCCCTTGTTACTGCCAAGAACATCTTAAACAAGCACTTTACAGGCCAGAAGTAA
- the gdf2 gene encoding growth/differentiation factor 2, translating to MGADIRTVVVAFGIFIFKPCHRKVCFQAGNKIKFVCLSLVVSTGSCTCKPLNNDIQNENSEGLYTQLSEEDLLEEEDTDSRMENLLGTMKEGFLRKLNLSDVPQEHSKISPPQFMMELYDKYASDSSAIPQSDVIRSFTVQDITFSVTNGTKSKHRLQFNISIPHHEKITTAELQLFFLPDPRSGVTTHNFKATIKVYEVDYDNFISTTQLLVGKEVTGLQSTWETLDVTTAIQSWIRSSPGAIAFDVVVDRKDCGASKGGEEGAGCLNLSVSAGDNTSAALIVFSDDLGSRRRETKKELREMILHEEETILHSGADWNTGDQLPNHIPEAQRPRRKKRKAEREYCRRTSLKVNFKDIGWDSWIVAPPEYDAFECRGLCYHPLTDESTPSKHALIQTLMNIRDPKKANMACCVPIKLDPITVMYQENGRLTIRYLYEEMKVAECGCR from the exons ATGGGAGCGGACATCAGGACTGTGGTCGTTGCGTTTGGGATCTTCATTTTCAAACCTTGCCATCGCAAAGTCTGTTTTCAAGCGGGGAACAAGATAAAGTTT GTGTGTTTGAGTCTGGTGGTTTCTACTGGCTCCTGCACCTGTAAACCTCTCAATAATGACATCCAGAATGAGAACTCTGAGGGACTCTACACTCAGCTGTCAGAGGAGGACCttctggaggaggaagacaccGACTCCAGGATGGAGAACCTCCTGGGAACCATGAAGGAGGGTTTTCTGAGGAAACTCAACCTGTCGGATGTTCCTCAGGAGCACAGCAAGATCTCCCCTCCTCAGTTTATGATGGAGCTTTACGACAAGTACGCCTCGGACAGCTCGGCAATCCCTCAGTCTGATGTCATACGAAGCTTCACTGTCCAAG ATATCACTTTCTCTGTGACCAATGGCACAAAGTCAAAGCACAGGCTGCAGTTCAACATCAGCATCCCCCACCATGAAAAGATCACGACTGCTGAACTAcagctcttcttcctcccagATCCCAGGTCAGGGGTCACCACCCACAATTTCAAAGCCACCATCAAAGTCTATGAAGTGGATTATGACAATTTCATATCCACAACCCAACTACTAGTTGGCAAAGAGGTGACAGGCTTGCAGAGCACATGGGAGACACTGGATGTGACCACGGCTATTCAGAGCTGGATCAGGTCAAGCCCAGGAGCAATTGCTTTTGATGTAGTGGTGGACAGGAAGGACTGTGGGGCTTCTAAAGGTGGAGAAGAAGGAGCAGGCTGTTTAAatttgagtgtgtctgctgGAGATAACACCTCAGCAGCTTTGATAGTCTTCTCAGATGACctggggagcaggaggagggagacaaagaaggAATTAAGAGAGATGATCCTCCATGAGGAAGAAACAATCTTACACTCCGGCGCCGACTGGAATACAGGAGATCAGCTTCCAAACCACATCCCAGAAGCTCAGCGTCCacggagaaagaaaagaaaggcagagagggagTACTGCCGACGGACCTCTCTCAAAGTGAACTTCAAGGACATTGGCTGGGACAGCTGGATCGTGGCACCTCCAGAATATGACGCCTTCGAATGTCGAGGCCTGTGTTACCACCCGCTGACGGACGAATCGACTCCGTCAAAACACGCCCTCATCCAGACGCTGATGAACATCAGGGATCCCAAGAAGGCCAACATGGCATGCTGTGTTCCCATCAAACTGGACCCCATCACAGTCATGTATCAGGAGAACGGACGCCTCACTATTAGATACCTTTATGAAGAGATGAAGGTGGCAGAGTGTGGCTGCAGGTAG
- the LOC139349575 gene encoding growth/differentiation factor 10, whose product MESFPTASTMASRLFHTLHLLLILESSWGKLISEELGEAVRQDADVPPAVERRVFAHESANRDMISINMFKVYEKYSKEPQSQRDGNTVRSFKGVPRVLHGKDVFQFNLSSIQESELILFASFHFLYKRPRHHQRPWRFRRPRHPSSGPQHPYPPSPQLLFRGSSPSSAFATPLGNITLSPFKKGSWQTRDVTAVVKQARDVKELVVTVEFNMGFGAARLQQRSPQGQERFSPANMPYILVYADDRAIDEPNSVAMSLQRYGSFPVGEDASPSASASASRIRRELHLQIQTNDIPEVQYNTLKNHELWQNTYFPAKAKAAMKPGRKQGQESNEGLSKPQVLSFDERTMKKARRRQWSEPRVCSRRYLRVDFADIGWSEWVLAPKSFDAYYCAGTCGFPIPKVVRPSNHATIQSIVRAVGIVPGVPEPCCVPEKMSPLSVLFLDPNKNMVLKVYPGMSVDTCACR is encoded by the exons ATGGAATCATTTCCCACAGCTTCAACCATGGCGAGTCGGCTTTTTCACACGCTGCATTTATTGCTGATTCTGGAGTCGAGCTGGGGTAAACTCATATCTGAGGAACTTGGTGAAGCAGTGCGTCAAGATGCCGATGTGCCACCTGCGGTGGAGCGGCGCGTCTTTGCGCACGAAAGCGCAAACCGGGACATGATCTCCATCAACATGTTCAAAGTGTACGAGAAGTACAGTAAAGAGCCGCAGAGCCAGAGGGACGGAAACACCGTGAGAAGTTTTAAAGGTGTCCCGA GAGTCCTGCATGGCAAAGATGTGTTCCAATTCAACCTGTCTTCTATTCAAGAATCAGAGCTCATCCTCTTCGCCTCGTTTCATTTCCTCTACAAGCGGCCCCGCCACCACCAGCGACCGTGGCGTTTCCGAAGGCCTCGCCACCCATCCAGTGGCCCCCAGCATCCCTATCCTCCCTCCCCGCAGCTCCTCTTCCGTGGATCATCCCCAAGCTCAGCTTTTGCAACACCACTAGGAAACATTACTCTGTCTCCTTTCAAAAAAGGCTCTTGGCAAACAAGGGATGTAACGGCTGTGGTGAAACAGGCCAGGGATGTCAAAGAGCTTGTGGTCACTGTGGAGTTTAATATGGGGTTCGGGGCGGCtcggctgcagcagaggagtcCTCAAGGCCAAGAGCGCTTCTCCCCAGCCAACATGCCCTATATCTTGGTATACGCTGATGATCGAGCTATAGATGAGCCAAACAGCGTGGCCATGTCACTCCAGCGGTACGGGTCCTTCCCAGTGGGGGAGGATGCATCCCCgtcagcttcagcctcagcctcaAGGATCCGGAGGGAGCTTCATCTCCAGATCCAAACCAACGACATTCCAGAGGTGCAGTACAACACCTTGAAGAATCACGAACTGTGGCAGAACACCTATTTCCCAGCCAAGGCCAAAGCTGCGATGAAACCAGGGAGGAAGCAGGGTCAGGAGAGCAACGAGGGCCTGAGTAAGCCCCAGGTGCTGAGCTTCGATGAGAGGACGATGAAAAAGGCCCGGAGGAGACAGTGGAGCGAGCCCAGGGTTTGCTCCAGGCGCTACCTCAGGGTGGACTTCGCTGACATCGGCTGGAGCGAGTGGGTCTTGGCGCCAAAGTCGTTTGATGCCTACTACTGCGCAGGGACCTGTGGGTTCCCCATCCCTAAA GTGGTGCGTCCTTCCAATCATGCCACCATCCAGAGCATCGTCAGAGCTGTGGGCATTGTCCCTGGTGTCCCTGAACCGTGCTGCGTCCCTGAGAAGATGAGTCCCCTCAGCGTGCTTTTCCTCGATCCGAACAAGAATATGGTACTAAAGGTTTACCCTGGCATGTCTGTGGATACCTGTGCCTGTCGATAG